The proteins below are encoded in one region of Limnohabitans sp. 63ED37-2:
- a CDS encoding ABC transporter ATP-binding protein — MSLQTVLQVRGLAKFFGGVRALDGVDFDVSAGQCVALIGPNGAGKSTCFACLAGQQVPTAGEVLWQGQSLLGKPPAERQRLGVARTFQVAQTFEALTVLQNIQLVLRGAVPLAWWDRLDSRQPERAMRLADQAGLQAQAHVTVADLPYGAKKRLELAMALAGLPNAVTAAGADPSAQSAPSLLLLDEPAAGLALAERAEMMALVRQVASQGVTVLYTEHNMDAVFGVADRVLVLMQGRLVADGLPDLVAQDPQVRERYLGMDFDPNANLKPDAKGQRDAHR, encoded by the coding sequence ATGAGCCTTCAAACAGTTTTACAGGTCAGGGGTCTGGCCAAATTTTTTGGCGGCGTGCGGGCTCTGGACGGGGTCGACTTTGATGTGTCCGCAGGCCAGTGCGTGGCCCTGATCGGCCCCAACGGCGCGGGCAAGTCGACCTGTTTTGCCTGTCTGGCGGGCCAACAGGTGCCCACCGCAGGAGAGGTCTTGTGGCAAGGCCAGTCGCTGTTGGGCAAACCGCCTGCCGAGCGCCAGCGCTTGGGCGTGGCCCGCACCTTCCAGGTGGCACAAACCTTCGAGGCGCTCACGGTGCTGCAAAACATTCAATTGGTGCTGCGCGGCGCTGTGCCACTGGCCTGGTGGGACCGGCTGGACAGCCGCCAGCCCGAGCGGGCGATGCGGCTCGCCGACCAAGCGGGCTTGCAAGCGCAAGCCCATGTCACCGTGGCCGATTTGCCTTACGGCGCCAAAAAACGCCTGGAGCTGGCCATGGCGCTGGCGGGCTTGCCCAACGCTGTTACTGCTGCTGGGGCCGACCCGTCTGCACAATCAGCGCCGTCCTTGCTGCTGCTGGACGAGCCCGCTGCCGGGCTGGCGCTCGCCGAGCGGGCCGAGATGATGGCGCTGGTGCGCCAAGTGGCTTCGCAAGGCGTGACAGTGCTCTACACCGAGCACAACATGGACGCTGTGTTTGGCGTAGCCGACCGGGTGCTGGTGCTGATGCAAGGCCGCCTGGTGGCCGACGGCCTGCCCGACCTGGTGGCGCAAGACCCTCAGGTGCGCGAGCGCTACCTGGGGATGGATTTCGATCCGAACGCCAACCTGAAACCCGATGCGAAAGGCCAACGCGATGCTCACCGTTGA
- a CDS encoding ABC transporter ATP-binding protein gives MLTVEGLNAWYGQAQALFDVNVSVGEGELVVIQGLNGAGKSTLLQSLIGIGPRVQGRIIWQNEPIQTWPAHRRAQAGLGFVAEDRRLFTALSVQENLWIAAPSGSIARATTAQRFERVMALFPQLQTMLHRPASQMSGGEQQMLALARTLMTGPRLLLLDEPCEGIAPVLVAAMRDALLQLAREGVAMLVAEQNNILAQHAQRVLVLTSGRMDLAA, from the coding sequence ATGCTCACCGTTGAAGGCCTGAACGCCTGGTATGGCCAAGCCCAGGCCTTGTTTGACGTGAATGTGTCGGTGGGCGAGGGCGAGCTGGTGGTCATTCAGGGCCTGAACGGCGCGGGCAAATCCACCCTGCTGCAAAGCCTGATCGGCATTGGCCCCCGGGTGCAAGGCCGCATCATCTGGCAAAACGAACCCATCCAAACCTGGCCTGCGCACCGCCGCGCCCAGGCGGGCTTGGGTTTTGTGGCCGAAGACCGGCGTTTGTTCACGGCTTTGTCGGTCCAAGAAAACCTGTGGATCGCTGCACCCTCGGGTTCAATCGCTCGGGCCACGACCGCCCAACGCTTTGAGCGCGTGATGGCCTTGTTCCCGCAACTGCAAACCATGCTGCACCGTCCGGCCAGCCAAATGAGCGGGGGCGAGCAGCAAATGCTGGCGCTGGCCCGCACGCTCATGACCGGCCCCCGTTTGCTGCTGCTGGACGAGCCTTGTGAGGGCATTGCCCCGGTGCTGGTGGCGGCCATGCGCGATGCGCTGCTGCAACTGGCCCGCGAAGGCGTGGCCATGCTGGTGGCCGAGCAAAACAACATCTTGGCCCAGCATGCCCAGCGGGTCTTGGTGCTGACGAGTGGGCGCATGGACTTGGCGGCATGA